A stretch of Aerococcus urinaehominis DNA encodes these proteins:
- a CDS encoding PBECR4 domain-containing protein yields the protein MNTKYSNNLIDILDFYRKYFCYQNCIIETRYKKINPIQISFEENQLPHLLGLGKVGCPEGARGVYNIEK from the coding sequence TTGAATACAAAATATTCTAATAATTTAATTGATATTTTAGATTTTTATCGAAAATATTTTTGTTATCAAAATTGTATCATCGAGACTAGATATAAAAAAATTAATCCAATCCAGATATCATTTGAAGAGAACCAGCTCCCACACTTACTAGGATTAGGCAAAGTAGGTTGTCCAGAAGGGGCTAGGGGAGTTTATAATATTGAAAAGTGA
- a CDS encoding tetratricopeptide repeat protein, producing MSKDIEDLLSEANAFFEVPSLLERALNEENTENQRELLQEVAKLDPDNLDIQTLLILMGEDYHQNYRKLAELEAKYFQSHRKQLKDGGYADIDNRPYFRLKAELIDYYFNQLMYAKAEAHAKAFLNLVPHDNLGVRYQLMALYAKTGNIKQSRTLFKKYDGFDDDRLLLPMIMAYVLNQDFDQANRLIKHLWEINPAITKFFQSTEEFNQYSVLYYANDLDTYAVNSAESLAVTFLDVMSLFTESDYLYQYIRAYLYKLDPKQITATERLFVNHAKARELENQGIFANIGARFVHPLLQNNLEALDDFAKITEKELLQIDGIGPATLKRLKENGVKFRSE from the coding sequence ATGAGTAAAGATATTGAAGATTTACTAAGTGAGGCTAATGCCTTTTTTGAGGTGCCTAGTCTATTAGAAAGAGCCTTAAATGAAGAAAATACAGAGAACCAGAGAGAGCTGCTTCAAGAGGTGGCTAAGCTAGATCCTGATAATTTAGATATCCAGACCTTACTTATCCTAATGGGTGAAGATTACCATCAAAATTATCGCAAGTTAGCTGAATTGGAAGCTAAATATTTTCAATCCCACCGTAAGCAATTAAAAGATGGTGGCTATGCCGATATTGATAACCGGCCATACTTCCGGCTAAAAGCTGAATTGATTGATTACTATTTTAATCAATTAATGTATGCAAAAGCCGAAGCTCATGCTAAAGCCTTTTTAAATTTAGTGCCTCATGATAACTTAGGGGTTCGCTACCAGTTAATGGCCCTTTACGCTAAGACTGGCAACATCAAACAAAGCCGCACCCTCTTTAAAAAATATGATGGCTTTGACGATGACCGTCTGCTGTTACCTATGATTATGGCTTATGTGCTTAATCAAGATTTCGACCAAGCAAACCGATTGATTAAGCATTTGTGGGAAATAAATCCAGCTATTACCAAATTTTTTCAATCGACTGAGGAGTTTAATCAATACAGCGTCCTATATTACGCAAATGATTTGGACACCTATGCCGTCAACTCAGCCGAATCACTAGCCGTCACCTTTTTAGATGTCATGTCCTTATTCACTGAATCAGACTACTTGTATCAGTATATTAGAGCGTACCTATATAAACTTGATCCTAAACAAATCACTGCAACGGAACGTCTATTTGTAAACCACGCAAAAGCAAGAGAGCTCGAAAACCAAGGCATCTTCGCGAATATTGGTGCTCGTTTTGTCCATCCCCTGCTCCAGAATAATTTAGAAGCACTTGATGACTTTGCTAAAATTACTGAAAAAGAATTACTACAAATAGACGGGATTGGCCCAGCAACTTTGAAACGATTGAAAGAAAATGGGGTCAAATTTCGTTCAGAGTGA
- the relB gene encoding type II toxin-antitoxin system RelB family antitoxin, which produces MSVVSLRLNEEEEKLFKGYSQQTGKTLSELFKTALAEEIETELDYEIGVQALEAYRQDPVSSSIGEFIKELENDL; this is translated from the coding sequence ATGTCAGTAGTATCTCTTAGATTAAATGAAGAAGAGGAAAAGCTTTTTAAAGGGTATTCTCAGCAGACGGGTAAAACGCTCTCAGAACTTTTTAAAACTGCACTGGCAGAAGAAATTGAAACGGAGCTAGATTATGAAATAGGCGTGCAGGCACTAGAAGCTTATCGCCAAGATCCTGTTTCTAGCTCAATAGGTGAGTTTATTAAGGAATTGGAAAACGACCTATAG
- a CDS encoding type II toxin-antitoxin system RelE family toxin, producing the protein MNQHISIMLVKARVKELDGLEDPRSKGKALSSQLKGLWRYRVGQYRIICEI; encoded by the coding sequence ATGAACCAGCATATTTCAATTATGTTAGTGAAAGCAAGGGTGAAGGAATTAGATGGTTTAGAGGACCCGCGTTCAAAAGGTAAGGCACTGTCTAGTCAGTTAAAAGGATTATGGCGCTATCGCGTTGGTCAATATCGTATTATCTGTGAGATATAG
- a CDS encoding helix-turn-helix transcriptional regulator, protein MHLGDKLRSLRKSNGYSQEEIAEKLNVSRQTVSNWENFKSQPRANQLYEFIKLKA, encoded by the coding sequence ATGCATTTAGGCGACAAGCTGAGATCGCTCAGAAAGTCAAATGGATATAGCCAGGAGGAAATAGCAGAAAAGTTAAATGTTTCCAGGCAAACAGTTTCTAATTGGGAGAATTTTAAATCCCAACCTAGGGCTAATCAACTTTATGAATTTATCAAGTTGAAAGCGTGA